One genomic segment of Cellulophaga sp. HaHaR_3_176 includes these proteins:
- a CDS encoding serine hydrolase, whose product MKNIKLKILSILIICFIASCSDDSTNDSFEFGENFDQNKMDNFLSTLEEQNLGMGSVAIFKDGQVDYQKSFGQADIENNITASAQTKYRIASITKTFTASIIMQMVEENSLTLSTTLDNFFPELPNSNLITIENLLNHRSGLFNYTETAYGTDIVTQPATQQQLIDLFIENGTVFEPNEQTAYSNTNYVILGFIIENIDQKSYSDALRDRIIIPLGLTDTYNGGAIDTSNDEALSYNPQSNDWALAIETNTTLVNATGSIVSSPLDLNTFYTELFAGNVVSQNSLQSMQDTSQGLGIGLIPIPFFEKMSLGHTGLLDGFQSYIMHFPNDNVTMSFTLNGVSMSSNDVAIGILSIYSDLEYTLP is encoded by the coding sequence ATGAAAAATATTAAACTAAAGATTTTAAGTATTTTAATTATATGCTTTATAGCGAGTTGCTCGGACGATAGTACAAACGATAGTTTTGAATTTGGAGAAAATTTTGACCAAAATAAGATGGATAATTTTTTATCAACTCTTGAGGAGCAAAATCTTGGAATGGGTAGTGTAGCTATTTTTAAAGATGGACAGGTCGATTATCAAAAATCTTTTGGACAAGCTGACATAGAAAATAATATTACTGCGTCAGCACAAACGAAATACCGAATTGCCTCAATCACAAAAACTTTTACAGCATCCATCATTATGCAAATGGTAGAAGAAAATAGTTTGACTTTATCTACAACTCTTGACAATTTCTTTCCAGAATTGCCAAACTCAAATTTAATAACAATTGAAAACTTGTTGAATCATAGAAGTGGACTTTTCAACTACACAGAAACTGCATACGGAACTGATATTGTTACTCAGCCAGCTACGCAACAACAACTAATCGATTTGTTTATTGAAAACGGAACTGTTTTTGAGCCAAATGAACAAACTGCATATTCAAACACAAATTATGTCATTCTAGGTTTTATTATAGAAAACATCGACCAAAAATCTTATTCAGACGCATTAAGAGACCGAATAATAATTCCTTTAGGTTTAACAGACACCTATAATGGCGGAGCAATCGATACTTCTAATGATGAGGCATTATCATATAACCCACAATCTAATGATTGGGCTTTAGCAATTGAAACGAACACAACTCTTGTAAACGCAACAGGTTCAATAGTATCAAGCCCATTAGACCTAAATACTTTCTATACAGAACTATTTGCCGGAAATGTAGTATCTCAAAATTCATTACAGTCTATGCAGGACACAAGTCAAGGCTTAGGGATTGGACTAATTCCTATTCCCTTTTTCGAAAAAATGTCATTAGGGCATACTGGACTACTAGATGGTTTTCAATCATACATTATGCACTTTCCGAATGATAATGTGACTATGTCCTTTACTTTAAATGGAGTTTCAATGTCATCCAATGATGTGGCAATTGGAATTTTAAGTATCTATTCAGACCTAGAATATACATTGCCATAA
- a CDS encoding hydrolase — MKSRLFLYLFIFASLIALYQFVSANTMVEENTKTINTLHDDKLVLQDSIKNLHLKMLEIEYFSLNNNDDALAYYEHLNLTNPTSYITDKLLETNEGKGDNPLVPYEGMEGKFKINKIKVLNHKWIVADFSDGKYWGDLLIKYELKDDLGVDFSLTDHLLYAR, encoded by the coding sequence ATGAAAAGCAGATTATTTCTTTACCTATTTATTTTTGCATCATTAATAGCTTTATACCAATTTGTAAGTGCAAATACAATGGTAGAAGAAAATACCAAAACCATAAACACATTGCATGATGATAAATTGGTTTTACAAGACTCTATTAAGAACTTACATTTAAAAATGCTTGAAATAGAGTATTTTTCATTAAATAATAATGATGATGCTTTAGCTTATTACGAGCATTTAAACCTTACCAACCCAACAAGTTATATTACCGATAAGCTTTTAGAGACTAACGAAGGCAAAGGCGACAACCCTTTAGTACCTTACGAAGGTATGGAGGGTAAATTTAAAATAAATAAGATAAAAGTATTAAACCATAAGTGGATTGTTGCCGATTTTTCTGATGGTAAATATTGGGGAGATTTATTGATAAAATATGAACTTAAAGACGATTTAGGAGTAGATTTCTCACTTACAGACCATTTATTATACGCGAGGTAG
- a CDS encoding MBL fold metallo-hydrolase: protein MKITFLGTGTSQGIPIIGSTHPVCLSKNTKDKRLRVSVLISWDEFNYVIDCGPDFRQQMLANPIDKLDGILFTHEHSDHTAGIDDIRPFFFRQGDIPIYAHERVIDSLKKRFDYIFASLNRYPGAPAVDIHTVENNKVLKLGGVAVVPISVQHNRLQVFGYRFKDFAYLTDVKTITDEEIKKLKGVKILVVNALRIEAHHSHFNLEEALAFIAKVQPEKAYLTHISHLLGFHDEVEKNLPDNVYLGYDNLTITI, encoded by the coding sequence GTGAAAATTACTTTTTTAGGTACAGGCACATCACAAGGAATTCCGATAATAGGGAGCACACACCCAGTTTGTTTAAGTAAAAACACAAAAGATAAACGCTTAAGAGTCTCAGTTCTTATATCTTGGGACGAATTTAATTATGTTATTGATTGTGGGCCAGATTTTAGACAGCAAATGCTAGCCAACCCAATTGATAAATTAGATGGTATTTTGTTTACCCACGAACATTCAGATCATACTGCAGGTATTGACGATATTAGGCCTTTTTTTTTCAGACAAGGCGATATACCTATATATGCGCATGAAAGAGTGATAGACTCTTTAAAAAAGCGTTTCGATTATATTTTTGCCAGCCTAAATAGGTACCCAGGTGCACCAGCAGTAGATATACATACCGTAGAAAATAACAAGGTTTTAAAACTAGGTGGAGTAGCGGTTGTACCTATAAGCGTACAACATAATAGGCTACAAGTATTTGGTTACCGATTTAAAGATTTTGCTTATTTAACAGATGTAAAAACTATTACAGACGAAGAAATTAAAAAACTAAAAGGCGTAAAAATATTAGTCGTAAATGCATTGCGTATTGAGGCGCACCATTCACATTTTAATTTAGAAGAAGCACTTGCTTTTATAGCAAAAGTGCAACCTGAAAAAGCCTATTTAACACATATAAGCCACCTACTTGGGTTTCATGATGAAGTAGAAAAAAACTTACCAGATAATGTATATTTGGGATACGATAACTTAACAATAACTATCTAA
- a CDS encoding TonB-dependent receptor, which translates to MASVLKKDTAFENIPSIKSKTLRINLNPDIYGTFSEIGAGQETSGHFFRSGGASGTIAKAMSAYDKDFSDAIYGIEKDGRYVTQSRLKKMLSYEMKNMEDRISRKKHPERLFFSYANTVATIDFSKRYKGHGWIGIRYQLDPTQTEYDEIILHVRFKQNEARLQQETLGILGVNLIYGAFYKNDQPRKILKYLYDHIDKDTLEIDMINFSGPNFKNVDNRLMSLQLIKNDMTDAVMFGPDGNNLLPAAILYKKNILALRGSFRPVTKVNMDMLKKSYDIFIREPSVKEENAMVIFEITLSNLKASGEIDEQDFMDRAELLCSLGHTVMISKFQEYFKLVEYFNNYTKSKIGLTMGVNNLVDIFDEKYYRHLSGGILEAFGKLFFKDLKVYLYPMKNDETGQIMTSNNVKVHPRMKELYKFFKYNGKVMDIIDYDPDILHVFSRDVLKQIIENEEGWEKVLPEGIAEIIKTKQLFTRKRIEEITGK; encoded by the coding sequence ATGGCTTCCGTTTTAAAAAAGGACACTGCATTCGAAAATATTCCGTCCATAAAATCTAAAACCCTAAGAATCAATCTTAACCCTGATATCTACGGGACATTTTCTGAGATTGGTGCTGGACAAGAGACCTCTGGACATTTTTTTAGATCTGGTGGTGCATCGGGTACTATTGCGAAAGCAATGAGTGCTTATGATAAAGATTTTAGTGATGCCATTTATGGTATTGAAAAAGATGGTAGATATGTAACACAATCTCGCTTAAAGAAAATGTTAAGCTATGAGATGAAAAACATGGAAGACCGTATCAGTAGAAAAAAACATCCTGAACGTTTGTTTTTCTCTTACGCGAATACGGTTGCTACGATTGATTTTTCAAAAAGATATAAAGGCCATGGTTGGATTGGTATCCGCTACCAATTAGACCCTACGCAAACTGAGTATGATGAAATTATACTGCATGTGCGTTTTAAACAAAACGAGGCTCGTTTACAACAAGAAACTCTTGGTATACTTGGTGTAAACCTTATTTATGGTGCATTTTATAAAAATGATCAACCTCGTAAAATTCTTAAATATTTATACGACCATATTGATAAGGATACCTTAGAAATTGACATGATCAATTTTTCGGGGCCTAACTTTAAAAATGTAGATAACAGGTTAATGAGTTTGCAGCTTATTAAAAACGATATGACCGATGCGGTTATGTTTGGCCCTGATGGTAATAACTTATTACCTGCTGCAATTTTATACAAAAAAAACATATTAGCATTACGTGGTAGTTTTAGACCTGTTACGAAAGTGAATATGGATATGCTTAAAAAATCTTATGATATTTTTATAAGAGAGCCTAGCGTAAAAGAAGAGAATGCAATGGTTATTTTTGAAATAACACTATCTAACTTAAAAGCATCTGGCGAAATTGATGAGCAAGATTTTATGGATAGAGCTGAATTATTGTGTTCTTTAGGGCACACAGTAATGATATCTAAATTTCAAGAATACTTTAAACTTGTTGAGTACTTTAATAATTACACCAAATCTAAAATTGGTTTGACGATGGGTGTAAATAATTTAGTAGATATTTTTGATGAGAAATATTACCGTCATTTAAGTGGTGGTATTTTAGAAGCCTTTGGTAAATTATTCTTTAAAGATCTTAAAGTGTATTTATACCCAATGAAAAATGATGAGACTGGTCAGATAATGACAAGTAATAACGTGAAGGTTCACCCTAGAATGAAAGAGCTTTACAAGTTCTTTAAATACAATGGTAAAGTGATGGATATTATAGATTACGATCCGGATATTTTACACGTATTCTCTAGAGATGTTTTAAAGCAAATAATAGAAAACGAAGAAGGTTGGGAAAAAGTTTTACCAGAAGGTATCGCTGAAATCATTAAAACAAAACAGCTTTTTACACGCAAAAGAATCGAAGAAATTACGGGTAAATAA
- the bcp gene encoding thioredoxin-dependent thiol peroxidase, which translates to MNTLKIGDKVPSFTSKDQDGNEVKLSDYSGKKLIVFFYPKASTPGCTAEACNLRDNYKELQEQGYELLGVSADSEKRQANFKNKYEFPFPLLADEDHTVINAFGVWGLKKFMGREYDGIHRKTFVVNEEGTVTNVIDKVKTKDHAAQLL; encoded by the coding sequence ATGAATACTTTAAAAATAGGGGATAAGGTTCCTTCTTTTACATCGAAAGATCAAGATGGGAATGAGGTTAAATTATCTGATTACTCAGGAAAAAAATTAATCGTTTTTTTCTACCCAAAAGCAAGTACACCAGGGTGTACAGCAGAGGCTTGTAATTTAAGAGATAACTATAAAGAATTGCAAGAACAAGGGTACGAACTTTTAGGTGTAAGTGCCGATTCTGAAAAAAGACAAGCCAATTTTAAGAACAAATATGAGTTTCCTTTTCCGTTATTAGCAGACGAAGATCATACGGTTATTAATGCGTTTGGGGTATGGGGATTAAAGAAATTTATGGGTAGAGAATACGATGGTATTCATCGTAAAACGTTTGTTGTTAATGAAGAGGGTACAGTAACAAATGTGATTGATAAAGTGAAGACTAAAGATCACGCTGCACAACTTTTATAA
- the nth gene encoding endonuclease III — protein MTKEEKVAFTINTLKELYPTIPVPLDHKDPYTLLIAVLMSAQSTDVRVNKITPLLFKKADNPYDMVKMTIDEIREIIKPVGLSPMKAKGIHGLSHMLIDKYNGIVPQKMELLEEFPAVGHKTAGVVVSQAFGIPAFPVDTHIHRLMYRWGFTNGKNVVQTEKDAKRLFPKEIWNDLHLQIIWYGREYSPARGWNLENDVITKTIGRKTVLDEYYKTKKSR, from the coding sequence ATGACGAAAGAAGAAAAAGTAGCTTTTACAATTAATACACTTAAAGAATTATACCCAACTATACCTGTACCCTTAGATCATAAAGACCCATACACATTATTAATTGCTGTACTAATGTCTGCCCAAAGTACCGATGTACGTGTTAATAAAATTACCCCTTTATTATTCAAAAAGGCTGATAACCCGTACGATATGGTAAAAATGACCATTGATGAAATACGCGAAATTATTAAACCTGTAGGTCTATCACCAATGAAAGCCAAAGGAATACACGGTCTTTCGCATATGTTAATTGATAAATACAATGGTATTGTACCTCAAAAAATGGAATTATTGGAAGAATTTCCGGCTGTTGGTCATAAAACAGCAGGTGTTGTGGTTTCGCAAGCTTTTGGTATACCCGCTTTTCCTGTTGATACACATATTCATAGATTAATGTATCGATGGGGTTTTACTAACGGTAAAAATGTGGTGCAAACAGAAAAAGATGCAAAAAGACTATTCCCTAAAGAAATTTGGAATGATTTGCACTTACAAATAATATGGTACGGTCGTGAATATTCTCCAGCACGTGGTTGGAATTTAGAAAATGACGTTATTACCAAAACAATTGGCAGAAAAACAGTACTTGATGAATATTATAAAACTAAAAAGAGCCGCTAA
- a CDS encoding RNA polymerase sigma factor produces the protein MELQIDDSVLVKNYINGEEKSLEVLINRHNQRISSFIYSKVLDRDVTEDIFQDTFIKVIKTLRKGSYSEEGKFLPWVMRIAHNLVIDHFRKNKRMPMFEGSDDFNIFSVIGDDKLNAEKQIIKDQIDSDLNLLIEELPEDQKEVLMMRIYRDMSFKEISENTGVSINTALGRMRYALINLRKVIEKNNIVLTN, from the coding sequence ATGGAACTACAGATTGATGACTCAGTTTTAGTAAAAAATTATATCAACGGAGAAGAAAAATCTCTAGAGGTTTTAATCAACAGACACAACCAACGTATATCTAGCTTTATATATTCTAAAGTTTTAGATAGAGATGTAACGGAAGACATCTTTCAAGATACGTTTATTAAGGTGATAAAAACCTTAAGAAAAGGTTCTTATAGTGAAGAAGGTAAATTTTTACCATGGGTAATGCGAATTGCACATAACCTGGTAATTGACCACTTTAGAAAGAACAAAAGGATGCCAATGTTTGAAGGAAGTGATGATTTTAACATTTTTTCTGTTATCGGCGACGATAAATTAAATGCAGAAAAACAAATCATTAAAGATCAAATAGATTCTGACTTAAATCTTTTAATAGAAGAGTTGCCAGAAGATCAAAAAGAAGTTCTAATGATGCGTATCTACAGGGATATGAGCTTCAAAGAAATTTCTGAAAATACAGGAGTAAGTATAAATACTGCTTTAGGAAGAATGCGTTATGCACTTATTAACCTAAGAAAAGTTATAGAAAAGAATAATATCGTTTTAACGAATTAA
- the uvrA gene encoding excinuclease ABC subunit UvrA — MTANLDVNPKENIIIKGAKLHNLKNIDVVIPRNKLVVITGLSGSGKSSLAFDTLYAEGQRRYVESLSSYARQFLGKLDKPKVDYIKGIAPAIAIEQKVNSTNPRSTVGTTTEIYDYLKLVYARIGKTISPISGNEVKKHTVTDVINHIKTYEEGTKLLLLAPIVIREDRNALKSLQIFSQQGYARIKYKGEIIRIDDSITEIEKEFSLVIDRVITKDDEDFYNRLANAVDTAFFEGKGDCIIEELATKKQTPFSNKFELDGMKFLEPNVHLFSFNNPYGACPNCEGYGDVIGIDQDLVIPNTALSVYENGIFPWRGESMGWYRDQLVNSAYKFDFPIHKPWFQLTEEQKQLVWDGNSHFTGISGFFSMIEEKSYKIQNRVMLSRYRGKTKCSVCKGKRLRKETDYVKVNGKSISDLVEQPIEDLIAFFEGITLSKNDATIASRLLIEIKSRLGFLYKVGLTYLTLNRKSNSLSGGESQRINLATSLGSSLVGSMYILDEPSIGLHPKDTENLIEVLKSLRNLGNTVIVVEHDEDIMNAADEVIDIGPEAGTLGGEVVAHGTMADILKSTSLTASYLNGTLEIKVPEKRRAFKNYIEIKGARENNLQNIDVTFPLNVLTVVTGVSGSGKSTLVKKLLYPIILKEIGGYGEKAGQFTEVSGKYSEIKHVEFVDQNPIGRSSRSNPVTYIKAYDDIRALYASQKLSKIRNYQTKHFSFNVDGGRCEKCKGEGEITVEMQFMADVHLECETCNGKRFKKEVLEVKFQDANIDDLLTMTIDDALAFFEKHQQTKIYRKLKPLQDVGLGYVTLGQSSSTLSGGEAQRIKLASFLVKGTTKEKALFIFDEPTTGLHFHDIQKLLKSFNALIEKGHSIIVIEHNIDLIKCADYIIDLGLEGGSKGGELIVQGTPEVVAKNKKSHTAKYLKQKLK; from the coding sequence ATGACTGCTAATTTAGACGTGAATCCAAAAGAAAATATAATAATTAAAGGAGCCAAGCTTCATAACCTTAAAAATATAGATGTCGTAATCCCTAGAAATAAGCTAGTTGTGATTACAGGTTTATCAGGTTCAGGTAAATCTAGTCTTGCTTTTGATACTTTATATGCCGAAGGACAGCGTAGGTATGTTGAAAGTTTATCATCTTACGCACGTCAATTTTTAGGAAAATTAGACAAACCTAAAGTAGACTATATAAAAGGTATAGCCCCTGCAATAGCAATTGAACAAAAAGTAAACTCTACCAACCCACGATCTACAGTAGGTACAACCACCGAAATTTACGATTACCTAAAATTAGTATATGCCCGAATTGGAAAAACAATTTCACCTATTTCTGGCAATGAAGTAAAAAAGCATACCGTAACTGATGTCATCAACCATATTAAAACATACGAAGAAGGCACAAAACTACTTTTATTGGCACCTATAGTAATAAGAGAAGATAGAAATGCCTTAAAATCATTACAGATATTTTCGCAGCAAGGATATGCGCGTATTAAATATAAAGGTGAAATTATTAGAATTGATGATTCTATAACCGAAATAGAAAAAGAATTTAGTTTAGTTATAGATAGAGTTATAACTAAAGATGATGAAGATTTTTACAACAGACTTGCTAATGCTGTTGATACTGCTTTTTTTGAAGGCAAAGGAGATTGTATTATAGAAGAGCTTGCTACTAAAAAACAAACACCTTTTAGTAATAAGTTTGAATTAGATGGCATGAAGTTTTTAGAACCAAATGTTCACTTATTCAGTTTTAACAATCCTTACGGTGCTTGCCCTAATTGTGAAGGTTATGGAGATGTTATTGGTATCGATCAAGATTTGGTGATACCTAATACCGCTTTATCGGTTTATGAAAATGGAATTTTTCCTTGGCGTGGCGAAAGTATGGGTTGGTACAGAGACCAACTTGTAAATAGTGCTTACAAATTCGACTTCCCGATTCACAAACCTTGGTTTCAACTTACTGAAGAGCAAAAGCAATTGGTCTGGGATGGAAATTCTCATTTTACAGGTATTTCTGGCTTTTTTAGTATGATTGAAGAAAAAAGCTATAAAATTCAGAATAGAGTAATGCTTTCTCGCTACCGTGGAAAAACAAAATGTAGTGTTTGTAAAGGTAAACGTTTACGTAAAGAAACCGATTATGTAAAAGTAAACGGTAAATCTATATCTGATTTAGTAGAACAACCTATAGAAGATTTAATTGCTTTTTTTGAAGGTATAACTTTAAGTAAAAATGATGCCACTATAGCATCGCGACTATTAATAGAAATTAAAAGTAGATTAGGCTTTTTATATAAAGTAGGCCTTACTTATTTAACTCTAAACAGAAAATCAAATTCTCTTTCCGGTGGTGAGAGTCAACGTATCAATTTAGCAACATCATTAGGGAGTAGTTTAGTAGGCTCAATGTATATATTAGATGAACCTAGTATTGGCTTGCACCCAAAAGATACTGAAAACCTTATCGAGGTTTTAAAATCGTTACGAAATTTAGGTAATACTGTTATTGTAGTAGAACATGATGAAGATATTATGAATGCTGCTGACGAAGTAATAGATATAGGTCCTGAAGCTGGTACACTTGGTGGTGAAGTTGTTGCCCACGGTACTATGGCTGATATTTTAAAATCGACATCGCTTACCGCTAGTTACCTTAATGGCACATTAGAAATTAAGGTTCCTGAAAAAAGAAGAGCTTTTAAAAATTATATAGAAATAAAAGGAGCACGCGAAAACAACCTTCAAAATATAGATGTAACCTTTCCTTTAAATGTACTTACTGTTGTTACAGGAGTATCGGGTAGCGGAAAAAGTACATTGGTTAAAAAATTACTGTATCCTATTATATTAAAAGAAATTGGTGGCTACGGAGAAAAGGCTGGTCAGTTTACTGAAGTAAGTGGGAAATATAGTGAAATTAAACATGTAGAGTTTGTAGACCAAAACCCAATCGGGCGTTCATCAAGATCTAACCCTGTTACCTATATAAAAGCTTATGATGATATTAGAGCATTGTATGCTTCTCAAAAACTAAGCAAAATTAGAAACTACCAAACCAAACATTTTTCTTTTAATGTAGATGGTGGTCGTTGTGAAAAGTGTAAAGGTGAAGGAGAAATTACTGTAGAAATGCAGTTTATGGCTGATGTGCATTTAGAATGTGAAACCTGTAATGGAAAACGTTTTAAGAAAGAAGTGTTAGAAGTTAAATTTCAAGATGCTAATATTGATGATTTACTGACAATGACTATTGATGATGCTTTGGCATTTTTTGAAAAACATCAACAAACAAAAATATATCGCAAATTAAAACCTTTACAAGATGTTGGTTTAGGATATGTTACTTTAGGGCAATCATCTTCTACCCTATCTGGTGGTGAGGCCCAACGTATAAAGCTAGCTTCGTTTTTAGTAAAAGGTACTACAAAAGAAAAAGCACTCTTTATTTTTGACGAACCAACTACGGGATTACACTTTCATGATATTCAAAAATTATTGAAGTCTTTTAATGCTTTAATTGAAAAAGGACATTCTATTATTGTAATTGAACACAATATTGATTTAATAAAATGTGCTGATTATATCATAGATTTAGGTTTAGAAGGTGGCTCTAAAGGTGGCGAACTTATTGTACAAGGCACTCCTGAAGTTGTTGCTAAAAACAAAAAATCTCATACTGCTAAATACCTAAAACAAAAATTAAAATAA
- a CDS encoding PQQ-binding-like beta-propeller repeat protein, with product MINRTKKFTALALMIVSCNLFAQREADKKIAFDSKIETLFFHEFSAVPIILTDKTVAGIDPETGEKIWEIEGDRLSLLGGAIQEDKENYQVVPFSPYIIVDNLLVDTRDGKIIVNKENNYKSIISYNLIPELKSYLIQCKTDDKEINKVFLVELSSNSIKWEQSINISKKSTIKNISYSKVNTIAFTASNNFLILNSNTGTVIKNEEEKIGAIYQNPNGDTFYAVEAAGGGLGSMMGAALTMNVNKMVALGDKIYSFNASSGDSNWKKPLKLDEGFMFSQEVDGKMFIQHEKAGSVYDYATGEPIWKRSFEKRKTNDIEKNSEGYLVYYGARKMQLDDNGKEQWKKPQYNGDSYLENIGEDDSYDLFEYSNGSIVATSYRIAYYENGVKKAIWKIGADEETKIAYDAQEKNLIVLDGKNLYILNPDRGLTDDNKQKLQLKKHKDFNLMEVRGENYFLSSPWEYAIIDKSGSLLKTKYFVQPGEAGRKWLNTLSTVGSVAGSAYQMSGLYNVGVGGTSAVGETFTGVVAPGTGSFNQAKKGANQYEAGYYGKMASEALYNPNRLNAFSNSKDYSFYFTKDDAGTKYLAQVSKDSGEEVDKFIFLDNKPNYHVDQIEKRVFYTNDKEAYIFDYK from the coding sequence ATGATTAACAGAACAAAAAAGTTTACAGCATTAGCCTTAATGATTGTTAGCTGCAATCTATTTGCACAAAGAGAAGCTGATAAAAAAATAGCTTTTGACAGCAAAATCGAAACTTTATTTTTCCACGAATTTTCAGCAGTACCAATAATTTTAACTGATAAAACTGTTGCAGGAATAGACCCTGAAACTGGCGAAAAAATATGGGAAATTGAAGGCGACCGATTGTCTTTACTAGGTGGTGCAATCCAAGAAGATAAAGAAAATTACCAAGTTGTTCCTTTTTCTCCTTACATCATAGTTGATAATTTATTAGTTGATACAAGAGATGGAAAAATTATAGTAAACAAAGAAAATAATTATAAAAGTATCATATCATATAATTTGATACCTGAATTAAAATCTTACCTAATACAGTGTAAAACTGATGACAAAGAGATAAATAAGGTTTTTCTAGTAGAATTATCGAGCAACTCAATAAAATGGGAACAGTCTATAAATATTAGTAAAAAGAGTACTATCAAAAATATTAGTTATAGTAAAGTAAATACTATTGCTTTTACAGCAAGTAACAATTTTTTAATACTAAACAGTAATACAGGTACTGTTATTAAAAATGAAGAAGAAAAAATTGGTGCTATATACCAAAATCCAAATGGAGATACTTTCTACGCAGTAGAAGCTGCTGGCGGTGGTTTAGGCTCAATGATGGGAGCTGCTTTGACTATGAATGTCAATAAAATGGTAGCACTAGGTGATAAGATTTATTCTTTCAACGCTAGTTCTGGTGATAGCAATTGGAAAAAACCTTTAAAATTAGACGAAGGATTTATGTTTAGCCAAGAGGTAGATGGAAAAATGTTTATTCAACATGAAAAAGCTGGTAGTGTTTATGATTACGCTACAGGTGAACCAATTTGGAAAAGAAGTTTTGAAAAAAGAAAGACTAATGATATTGAAAAAAATTCTGAAGGTTACTTAGTCTATTATGGTGCAAGAAAAATGCAATTAGATGATAATGGAAAAGAGCAATGGAAAAAGCCTCAATATAATGGAGATTCATACTTAGAAAATATAGGTGAAGATGATTCTTATGATTTATTTGAATATAGTAATGGTAGTATAGTTGCTACTTCATATAGAATTGCATATTATGAAAATGGTGTAAAAAAAGCAATTTGGAAAATAGGAGCTGATGAAGAAACTAAAATTGCTTATGATGCTCAAGAGAAAAACCTTATAGTTTTAGATGGTAAAAATTTATACATTTTAAATCCAGACAGAGGATTAACAGATGATAACAAACAAAAATTACAATTAAAAAAACATAAAGACTTTAACTTAATGGAAGTTAGAGGAGAGAACTACTTTTTAAGTAGCCCTTGGGAATATGCTATTATAGATAAAAGTGGTTCTTTATTAAAAACTAAATATTTTGTACAACCAGGTGAAGCTGGCAGAAAATGGTTAAATACTTTATCTACAGTAGGTTCTGTTGCTGGTTCAGCATACCAAATGTCAGGACTTTATAATGTTGGCGTGGGTGGAACATCTGCTGTAGGAGAAACTTTTACGGGAGTTGTAGCTCCTGGTACAGGTAGCTTTAACCAAGCTAAAAAAGGAGCTAACCAATATGAAGCAGGTTATTACGGGAAAATGGCTTCTGAAGCATTATATAACCCAAACAGGTTAAATGCTTTTTCTAATTCTAAAGATTATTCTTTCTATTTTACGAAAGATGACGCTGGAACAAAATACTTAGCTCAAGTTAGCAAGGATTCTGGTGAAGAAGTTGATAAATTTATTTTTTTAGATAACAAACCTAACTATCATGTTGACCAAATAGAAAAAAGAGTATTCTATACTAATGATAAAGAAGCTTATATATTTGACTACAAATAA